From one Peredibacter starrii genomic stretch:
- a CDS encoding SPL family radical SAM protein, whose product MWNEIYVEEDIKLHPRVTSILGKLKKEPLYLERYDDIWGRSKKPYLQKRDSLNLFLARKKGQLLKEAPDAYGSYGEPHYYFIHAYNCIYECQYCYLQGYFNTPDIVLFINHEEIMQEMEEVLKKHPGQKVWFHAGEFSDSLALTHLTGELELYHGFCERNPNAIIELRTKSVNVREIEKLKPLSNLIVSFSLSPSSMARRVDLKTPSADSRVKAMSMLKSLGFPIAAHFDPIVYEDNFKKTYTELLNQMKDLNGDLKYLSLGVVRFTKDVYREVERNYPDSVLHTGPMIKSFDNKVRYHRPMRMWLMNSIKELAITHGVKPEAIYLCMEENA is encoded by the coding sequence ATGTGGAATGAAATCTATGTCGAAGAGGACATAAAGCTTCATCCACGAGTGACATCGATTTTGGGGAAACTCAAAAAAGAACCACTCTATCTAGAGCGCTACGATGATATCTGGGGTCGCTCTAAGAAACCCTATCTTCAAAAAAGAGACTCTCTGAATCTGTTTCTTGCTCGTAAGAAAGGTCAGCTCTTAAAAGAAGCTCCCGATGCTTATGGCAGTTATGGCGAGCCCCACTATTATTTCATCCACGCTTATAACTGCATTTACGAATGCCAGTACTGTTATCTTCAAGGCTATTTCAACACTCCGGACATTGTGCTTTTCATTAATCATGAAGAAATCATGCAGGAGATGGAAGAAGTGCTTAAAAAGCATCCAGGGCAGAAAGTTTGGTTCCACGCTGGAGAATTCTCGGATTCTTTGGCACTCACTCATCTAACCGGTGAACTTGAACTCTATCACGGGTTCTGTGAGAGAAATCCAAATGCCATTATTGAGCTAAGAACAAAATCCGTGAATGTGCGTGAGATTGAGAAACTAAAACCTCTCTCAAACCTCATCGTAAGCTTCTCTCTCTCACCTTCATCTATGGCCAGACGAGTGGACCTTAAAACTCCAAGTGCCGACTCCCGGGTGAAGGCCATGAGTATGTTAAAGTCTCTTGGTTTCCCCATTGCTGCGCACTTTGATCCCATTGTTTACGAAGATAATTTCAAAAAGACCTATACCGAATTATTAAATCAAATGAAGGACCTGAACGGAGATTTAAAATATCTGTCCCTAGGTGTCGTTCGTTTCACAAAAGACGTTTACCGCGAAGTGGAACGCAACTATCCGGACTCGGTCCTTCACACGGGCCCCATGATTAAGAGTTTTGATAATAAGGTCCGCTATCATCGTCCAATGCGTATGTGGCTCATGAACAGTATTAAAGAACTCGCCATCACTCATGGAGTGAAGCCAGAGGCGATTTATCTTTGCATGGAAGAAAATGCTTAA
- a CDS encoding LysR family transcriptional regulator, whose translation MKTNLLHLRYFYTVAKEGSFTRAAEKLKIAQPALSRMVKELEESFEKELLVRTKRQVTLTDHGRAAWKYAQGIFDQVNELEKFFSKEDITSLPPLRIGTSDVLATQVFPQIITKFSKDESIYPLVQIGTSTEIFDLIEKRTLDFALLFHTPSTRTGLVIRPFAEVRFHLVINKKFQKNEETRTSFIGSREVDEVTNKKFPTLSLWKEVEPKTKIKISTNSIMAHLSMAKEGLGIAVLPSFLIEKELKQGQLVDLLPKERLHFKLNLVTHRDYPPHLAGEKFLNLLQKAIP comes from the coding sequence ATGAAAACAAACCTTCTACACTTGCGATATTTCTACACTGTGGCCAAAGAAGGTAGCTTTACCCGGGCGGCCGAGAAACTAAAAATAGCCCAGCCGGCACTGAGCCGAATGGTTAAGGAACTGGAAGAAAGCTTTGAAAAAGAACTCTTAGTCAGAACCAAGAGACAAGTCACTTTAACGGATCATGGTCGAGCTGCCTGGAAATATGCTCAAGGCATCTTTGATCAGGTTAATGAACTTGAAAAGTTTTTCAGTAAAGAGGACATAACAAGTCTCCCTCCACTTCGTATCGGAACCTCAGATGTTCTTGCCACTCAAGTCTTCCCACAAATCATTACTAAATTTTCAAAGGATGAATCGATTTATCCCTTGGTTCAGATTGGAACCAGTACAGAGATTTTTGACCTCATTGAAAAGAGGACCTTGGATTTTGCGCTACTCTTTCACACTCCATCGACTCGCACGGGCCTGGTGATACGCCCATTTGCAGAAGTCCGGTTTCATCTTGTGATAAATAAGAAGTTTCAGAAGAATGAGGAAACAAGAACTAGCTTCATTGGTTCCCGCGAAGTGGATGAAGTCACTAATAAGAAGTTTCCGACACTTAGCTTATGGAAAGAAGTAGAACCAAAGACCAAGATTAAAATATCGACCAATTCAATTATGGCCCACCTATCGATGGCGAAAGAAGGTCTGGGAATAGCTGTTCTTCCATCATTTTTAATTGAAAAAGAACTGAAACAAGGACAACTAGTTGATTTGCTCCCTAAGGAGCGACTTCACTTTAAGCTTAACCTCGTCACCCACAGAGATTATCCCCCACATCTGGCAGGAGAAAAATTTCTCAACCTACTTCAAAAGGCCATTCCCTAA
- the rpmB gene encoding 50S ribosomal protein L28, with the protein MARQCDLTGKSRQANHKVSHSNIKTRTFKQPNLKTKKVFDPESGQTIRLKLATSTIKTLDKMGLSKFLRKYYK; encoded by the coding sequence ATGGCACGTCAATGTGATCTTACTGGTAAAAGCCGTCAGGCAAACCATAAAGTGTCTCACTCAAACATCAAGACACGTACTTTTAAACAGCCTAACCTAAAGACTAAGAAAGTTTTCGATCCTGAATCAGGTCAAACAATCCGTCTTAAACTTGCTACATCTACAATCAAGACTCTTGATAAGATGGGCCTTTCTAAATTCTTACGCAAATACTACAAATAA
- a CDS encoding 2OG-Fe(II) oxygenase: protein MLKRPELFQNGFHKTYFPLGDDIRELVRNEDWKNLDGAFQELTKENGRLFNFLRTFHDFISIEFIISIRDAANEWEEDGIWHDDGSRVFAFSLSLSEDSDQIEGGRLGVRQKNTEEFLQIPTPEFGGIILFLTGLYGYEHKIHQVTKGRRIIIAGWCS, encoded by the coding sequence ATGCTTAAACGACCTGAACTTTTTCAGAATGGTTTTCATAAGACTTATTTCCCCTTGGGAGATGATATTCGCGAACTTGTTCGCAATGAAGACTGGAAAAACCTGGATGGTGCCTTTCAGGAACTAACTAAAGAGAACGGTCGCCTCTTTAACTTCCTAAGAACCTTTCATGACTTTATTAGCATCGAATTCATCATCAGCATCCGTGATGCGGCCAATGAATGGGAAGAAGACGGCATCTGGCATGACGATGGTTCACGCGTTTTCGCTTTCTCACTCTCCCTTTCAGAAGATTCAGATCAAATTGAAGGTGGACGTTTAGGTGTTCGTCAGAAAAACACCGAAGAATTTTTACAAATCCCAACTCCAGAATTTGGCGGGATCATTCTCTTCCTTACTGGCCTCTACGGGTATGAACACAAAATTCACCAAGTGACTAAAGGTCGTCGGATTATTATTGCTGGCTGGTGTTCTTAG
- a CDS encoding 5'-methylthioadenosine/S-adenosylhomocysteine nucleosidase family protein — protein sequence MHLITMAHLGEAQGVIEKFKLQRIDSDLFKNEELVLILTGEGPFEAAIKTSLMLGKYPITKVINLGIAGALNSELKVGEIYPIRTHYLVQDMRPAFKSFVSADKGEDCLTTFERILDNEKAKALRGMGGIVDREAWGSAYAAKSAGIPFESYKLISDIAGTVGACELVRDNASEFSMKLALHISSVLGQETSTEEIVTVPGFHFTFTSGHRFKTLLSKLSIKYEISTEELLKTFNLDEIRENISFPKDRSKVLLEKMESKLDPFRETLKATKDKWTSPYTKAGISIETDPNWENKEITLKFSVANDTELKSKLETLNKLSLAPFSQMMEGKLDVE from the coding sequence ATGCATCTTATCACAATGGCACACTTGGGTGAAGCCCAAGGCGTCATCGAAAAATTTAAACTTCAAAGAATTGATTCAGACCTCTTCAAAAACGAAGAGTTGGTTCTTATTTTGACTGGCGAAGGTCCTTTCGAGGCGGCGATTAAAACTTCTCTGATGCTAGGAAAATACCCCATTACCAAAGTCATTAATCTCGGCATTGCCGGGGCCCTGAACTCCGAGCTCAAAGTCGGTGAGATTTATCCCATCAGAACTCACTATCTGGTGCAAGACATGCGTCCCGCCTTTAAAAGTTTTGTGAGTGCCGACAAAGGTGAAGATTGTCTAACGACCTTTGAACGTATCCTTGATAATGAGAAGGCCAAAGCACTTCGAGGGATGGGTGGCATTGTTGATCGTGAGGCCTGGGGCTCAGCTTATGCTGCTAAATCGGCCGGTATTCCATTTGAATCTTATAAACTTATTTCTGATATCGCTGGCACGGTAGGTGCCTGTGAGCTTGTTCGTGATAATGCTTCTGAGTTTTCCATGAAGCTTGCTTTGCACATTAGTAGTGTACTAGGTCAGGAAACTTCAACCGAAGAAATTGTTACTGTGCCAGGCTTTCATTTTACCTTCACCAGCGGCCACCGTTTTAAGACTCTCCTGTCTAAACTTTCCATTAAGTATGAAATATCGACAGAAGAACTCCTGAAAACGTTTAACCTGGATGAAATTCGCGAGAACATCTCTTTCCCGAAAGATCGTTCAAAAGTCTTACTCGAAAAGATGGAGTCAAAGCTCGATCCTTTCCGTGAAACATTAAAGGCGACTAAGGACAAATGGACTTCCCCTTATACGAAAGCGGGCATTTCTATCGAAACGGATCCCAATTGGGAAAACAAAGAAATAACTCTAAAATTCTCAGTGGCGAACGACACTGAACTTAAATCAAAACTAGAAACACTTAATAAACTGTCTCTCGCTCCGTTCTCTCAAATGATGGAAGGAAAACTCGATGTGGAATGA
- a CDS encoding TIGR02147 family protein: MKKLYGTLQVYQFVTLAVSSWSKLLYNRGMKDFKNILQQEYLRRVSKNPHYSLRAFAQHLDVNHAILSMVLSGKRKVTKNMVMKFSNALGLSPQETSKYLEEEISEAEKSFFLLQNDVFSFISEWYYDAILELTLVPKTKIEPKTISQILDIPLVQATIALETLERLELLKKNDQGRYEITYKNSINYLDPDTTTSAQKNYQRSVLEKSLEALENIDRKKRDHTSTTMAINSKDLQKAKELIKKFRHDLNAFMQRDESDLDEVYQLQVSFFPLTITDSNRSSYEN; the protein is encoded by the coding sequence GTGAAAAAATTATACGGTACACTTCAGGTGTACCAGTTTGTTACACTCGCTGTGTCGTCCTGGTCAAAACTTCTGTATAACCGGGGCATGAAAGACTTTAAAAACATTCTCCAGCAAGAGTATCTAAGACGTGTGAGTAAAAACCCTCACTACTCTTTAAGGGCCTTTGCTCAACACTTAGATGTTAACCACGCTATTCTTTCAATGGTCCTTTCTGGCAAAAGAAAGGTCACTAAGAATATGGTGATGAAGTTCTCTAATGCTCTAGGCTTGTCTCCTCAAGAAACGAGTAAATACTTAGAAGAGGAAATTTCAGAAGCCGAAAAAAGTTTTTTCCTTCTTCAAAACGATGTCTTCTCCTTCATTTCAGAATGGTACTACGATGCCATTCTTGAACTTACCTTGGTTCCAAAGACCAAAATCGAACCAAAAACAATATCTCAGATTCTGGATATTCCTCTGGTTCAAGCAACCATCGCCCTTGAAACACTTGAGCGCCTAGAACTTCTCAAAAAGAATGATCAAGGTCGTTATGAAATCACTTACAAAAACAGCATCAATTATCTAGATCCCGATACAACTACGAGCGCTCAGAAAAACTATCAAAGGTCCGTTCTGGAAAAATCCCTAGAGGCACTTGAGAATATAGACCGCAAGAAGCGAGACCATACCTCAACTACCATGGCCATAAACTCAAAGGATTTACAAAAGGCCAAGGAACTCATCAAAAAGTTCAGACATGACCTCAATGCTTTTATGCAAAGAGATGAGTCAGATCTCGATGAGGTCTACCAGCTTCAGGTTTCTTTTTTCCCATTAACAATTACAGATTCAAATAGGAGTTCTTATGAAAATTAA
- a CDS encoding Rha family transcriptional regulator has product MTNNFSIDVPFEKRPPRLKELINNHVMGDVWVRDTPFGPVTDSLKIAEKFGMEHKHVLRAIKKCIEELSIQPKFGLNENIIQNSYLAGPKDRQRQSLKYDITEFGLALLLLYINTPKARLISADILYRFFILKTYLSGMSENQIGAIRGNYRKKMK; this is encoded by the coding sequence ATGACGAATAATTTTAGTATTGATGTTCCTTTTGAAAAGCGTCCACCTCGCTTAAAGGAACTTATTAACAATCATGTGATGGGTGACGTTTGGGTAAGGGATACTCCCTTTGGTCCGGTAACAGACTCATTAAAAATTGCTGAAAAATTCGGGATGGAGCATAAGCATGTTTTGCGGGCCATTAAGAAATGTATTGAAGAACTTTCCATTCAGCCCAAATTTGGGCTGAATGAAAACATTATACAAAACAGCTACTTAGCTGGCCCTAAGGATAGGCAGCGTCAAAGCCTAAAATACGATATTACAGAGTTTGGCCTGGCACTTTTACTACTCTACATTAATACTCCCAAGGCCCGACTAATTTCAGCAGATATCTTGTACCGCTTTTTTATTCTCAAAACCTATCTCTCTGGCATGAGTGAAAATCAAATTGGAGCTATACGAGGAAATTATCGGAAGAAAATGAAATAG
- a CDS encoding transketolase C-terminal domain-containing protein, with product MSLKPLNIKSKLLDAPSGSPLYSVSIKDAKQKKVVLANPKATRSLIALMDLAAVNGGAACHWGGPSAMTETWTALHALMFKNKDWYNHFNFVNDIGHAENGIYALRTVLGYGDLTMETLKGFRAMGSKLTGHGESHLYPEGVLLSNGPLGSALPQAQGLAAGDKVAKNNRVTVVSVSDGAAMEGEAKEAFTAIPGLASKGKLNPFVMLVSDNNTKLGGRIDKDSFSMQPTFDSFKDLGWDVVKVENGHDLEAVYHTIEESIEKAKKDPSKPVCVWLKTIKGYGVKSTMDSASGGHGFPLKAHDDGIHAFIKEIWGDEAVPAEFTTWANELTVKPEKKSSGSSTPKDKIQVGVAKALSRAAKEGYPVFSITSDLQGSTGLKAFHSEYPDHYLDVGVAESNMVSTAIGMSKVGFIPVVDTFAAFGVTKGNLPLIMASLSQAPVIAVFSHTGFQDAADGASHQSLTYLSALGSIPHLNTVNVGSAKEAEEYMFKAIQKIATDRQCGKDGESYIFFIGRENFALEMKEGLNYDLHKPQKLAEGTDAAIIVSGSLVAKGMEAAEKLRLRGIEATVINHSFVNHSDFTQIANWIAESGSKVVTVEDHQLIGGMGSQLVHQLKLLGLEFDVETLAIKGEFGQSAYSADELYTKHHVDSGAIIEAVERLVHNKGSFMNLDTDILKSKWKDISHEAKRKWDSISEKDLEKVKGNAVAMVSLIQEKFGISKEDATKKVEELLAKYPKDELKAKVEKTAEKVMGTANTLMDEIKSKLKK from the coding sequence ATGTCACTTAAACCCTTGAATATTAAATCAAAATTATTAGATGCTCCGTCTGGATCGCCTCTATATTCTGTGTCGATTAAGGACGCAAAGCAGAAGAAAGTTGTGCTCGCCAACCCTAAAGCGACTCGTTCTTTAATTGCCCTGATGGACTTGGCCGCTGTAAATGGCGGGGCCGCTTGTCACTGGGGTGGACCTTCTGCCATGACAGAAACTTGGACAGCTCTTCACGCTCTTATGTTCAAGAATAAAGACTGGTACAACCATTTCAACTTCGTAAATGATATCGGTCACGCTGAGAACGGTATTTACGCTCTTAGAACTGTACTTGGTTACGGTGACCTTACGATGGAAACACTTAAAGGTTTCCGCGCTATGGGCTCTAAGCTAACTGGTCACGGTGAATCTCACCTTTATCCAGAAGGCGTTCTTCTTTCTAACGGTCCTCTTGGTTCTGCACTACCACAAGCTCAAGGTCTAGCGGCCGGAGATAAAGTGGCGAAGAACAATCGTGTGACTGTTGTATCAGTATCGGATGGTGCTGCAATGGAAGGGGAAGCGAAAGAAGCTTTCACAGCGATTCCAGGACTAGCGAGCAAAGGAAAACTAAATCCATTCGTGATGCTTGTGTCTGATAACAACACAAAACTTGGTGGACGCATCGATAAAGATTCATTCTCTATGCAGCCAACTTTTGATTCTTTCAAAGATCTTGGTTGGGACGTAGTTAAAGTTGAAAATGGTCACGACCTGGAAGCTGTTTATCACACAATTGAAGAATCAATTGAGAAAGCAAAAAAAGATCCTTCGAAGCCAGTATGCGTATGGCTTAAAACAATTAAAGGTTATGGTGTGAAGTCGACGATGGATTCAGCGTCTGGCGGTCACGGTTTCCCTCTAAAAGCTCACGATGATGGTATTCATGCTTTCATTAAAGAAATCTGGGGTGATGAAGCTGTTCCAGCTGAGTTCACAACATGGGCCAATGAACTAACTGTTAAACCAGAGAAGAAATCTTCTGGTTCATCGACTCCAAAAGATAAAATTCAAGTTGGTGTAGCGAAGGCACTTTCTCGTGCTGCTAAAGAAGGCTACCCGGTTTTCTCGATCACAAGTGACCTTCAGGGTTCAACAGGTCTTAAGGCCTTTCACTCTGAATATCCTGATCACTATCTGGATGTGGGTGTTGCTGAATCGAACATGGTTTCGACTGCAATTGGTATGAGTAAGGTTGGTTTTATTCCTGTGGTTGATACTTTCGCCGCTTTCGGTGTAACGAAAGGTAATCTTCCACTTATCATGGCCTCTCTTTCTCAAGCTCCAGTGATTGCTGTATTTTCTCACACTGGTTTCCAGGATGCGGCCGACGGTGCTTCTCACCAATCACTAACTTATCTAAGTGCACTTGGAAGCATTCCTCATCTAAATACTGTAAACGTTGGTTCAGCGAAAGAAGCTGAAGAGTATATGTTCAAAGCGATTCAAAAGATCGCAACTGATCGTCAGTGCGGTAAAGATGGTGAGTCTTATATCTTCTTCATTGGCCGTGAGAATTTCGCGCTGGAAATGAAAGAAGGTCTTAACTATGACCTCCACAAGCCACAAAAATTGGCCGAGGGAACGGATGCTGCAATTATCGTATCTGGTTCATTGGTTGCTAAAGGGATGGAGGCAGCTGAAAAATTAAGATTGCGCGGAATTGAAGCCACTGTCATTAACCATAGTTTTGTGAATCACTCAGATTTTACGCAAATTGCTAATTGGATCGCTGAGAGTGGATCGAAAGTTGTAACAGTTGAAGATCACCAATTAATCGGTGGTATGGGCTCACAATTGGTTCACCAACTTAAGCTTTTAGGTCTTGAGTTTGATGTTGAAACTTTAGCGATTAAGGGCGAATTTGGTCAGTCAGCTTACTCTGCTGATGAATTGTACACTAAGCACCATGTGGATTCTGGTGCTATTATCGAGGCGGTTGAAAGACTTGTTCATAACAAAGGAAGTTTTATGAATCTCGATACGGATATCCTTAAATCAAAATGGAAGGATATTTCTCATGAGGCCAAAAGAAAGTGGGACTCAATTTCTGAAAAAGATCTGGAGAAAGTAAAAGGTAACGCTGTTGCCATGGTTTCTCTGATCCAGGAGAAATTTGGTATCTCAAAGGAAGACGCAACTAAGAAGGTTGAAGAGCTTCTAGCTAAGTATCCAAAAGACGAACTTAAAGCGAAAGTTGAAAAGACCGCTGAGAAAGTAATGGGTACAGCGAACACTTTGATGGATGAGATTAAAAGCAAACTAAAAAAATAA
- the cysK gene encoding cysteine synthase A, with protein MKGQSILDVIGNTPHVKINRLYGQSEVWMKLERQNPGASIKDRIALSMIAEAEKRGDLKPGMTIIEPTSGNTGIGLAMVCAVKGYKLILVMPESMSVERRKVMAAYGATFELTPKEKGIKGSIARAQELFGTTPNSWIPMQFENKDNVKVHAETTAQEILKDFPDGFDYLVTGVGTGGHITAVGKVLKEKFPKLKVIAVEPADSAVLSGGQPGPHPLQGIGTGFVPSILDRSVIDQVITITKEEAFEMAQRSAKEEGIFVGISSGASLAAVKKVLAKSPGKVLTFCYDTGERYLSIPGLFETP; from the coding sequence ATGAAAGGGCAATCCATTCTCGATGTTATCGGCAACACACCACACGTGAAGATCAACCGTCTCTACGGTCAGTCAGAAGTATGGATGAAGTTAGAACGTCAGAATCCTGGGGCCTCAATCAAGGACCGGATTGCTCTTTCAATGATCGCTGAAGCTGAAAAGCGTGGCGATTTGAAACCTGGTATGACTATCATTGAGCCAACTTCTGGTAACACAGGTATTGGGCTTGCGATGGTGTGTGCGGTGAAGGGTTATAAGCTTATTCTCGTGATGCCTGAATCAATGTCGGTTGAGCGTAGAAAAGTCATGGCCGCTTATGGCGCAACTTTTGAACTCACGCCAAAAGAGAAAGGCATTAAGGGCTCTATTGCTCGCGCTCAGGAACTCTTCGGAACAACTCCTAATTCATGGATTCCGATGCAGTTTGAAAATAAAGATAATGTAAAAGTTCATGCTGAAACCACGGCCCAGGAAATTTTAAAAGATTTCCCGGATGGATTTGATTATTTAGTCACTGGTGTTGGTACTGGTGGACACATCACGGCCGTAGGTAAAGTTCTTAAAGAAAAATTTCCAAAATTAAAAGTCATTGCAGTTGAACCAGCGGATTCAGCGGTGTTGTCCGGTGGCCAACCTGGGCCCCATCCACTTCAGGGTATTGGAACAGGATTTGTTCCAAGCATTCTTGATCGTTCGGTGATTGATCAAGTGATTACGATCACAAAAGAAGAGGCCTTCGAGATGGCCCAAAGATCAGCGAAAGAAGAAGGTATTTTTGTTGGTATTTCTTCTGGTGCTTCATTAGCGGCCGTGAAGAAAGTATTGGCAAAATCTCCCGGTAAAGTTCTGACATTCTGTTATGACACCGGTGAGAGATATCTCTCTATCCCAGGATTATTCGAAACACCTTAA
- a CDS encoding aldo/keto reductase has product MIYRDIPGFNSPLPVITFGGASVSGEGGGYGFGSMSEGESEKLLKGAWEAGITLFDTAPIYGFGLSEERLGRYLPIEAMIVSKCGVDWHPSMRVNMTNDPKVAERMLGESLKRLKREVIDIYMVHWPDSKVDIRVTLEVLKKTQDQGKIKKIGLCNTNLDELNKAREVCKIEVIQSELNLFNQEAFTRLGDERKNYFTMGWGTFDKGILSGRVTKDRQYDKSDARSWAPWWNKKEVQKKIERTNQLKEILQDYQVSLPEFCFQYNLHFFNISSCLIGFKSVSDIVHVTSNLQQNLMRERIEEVVERWNKCS; this is encoded by the coding sequence ATGATCTACCGGGACATTCCTGGCTTTAATTCACCATTACCCGTCATTACATTCGGGGGAGCATCCGTAAGCGGTGAAGGCGGAGGCTATGGTTTTGGTTCAATGTCTGAAGGGGAATCAGAAAAGCTTCTAAAAGGCGCCTGGGAGGCCGGAATTACGCTTTTTGATACCGCCCCAATCTACGGCTTTGGTTTGTCAGAAGAGCGTCTAGGACGTTATTTACCAATAGAGGCCATGATTGTGAGTAAGTGTGGCGTTGATTGGCATCCATCGATGCGAGTCAATATGACCAATGATCCAAAAGTTGCGGAACGCATGCTGGGTGAATCGCTTAAGCGCTTAAAACGCGAAGTGATCGACATCTACATGGTTCACTGGCCCGATTCAAAAGTTGATATCCGTGTGACCCTAGAAGTTTTAAAGAAAACACAGGATCAGGGGAAGATAAAAAAAATTGGTCTTTGTAACACCAATCTCGATGAACTAAATAAGGCCCGTGAGGTCTGCAAGATTGAAGTGATTCAAAGTGAACTGAATCTTTTCAACCAGGAAGCGTTCACTCGTCTAGGTGATGAACGGAAAAATTATTTCACCATGGGTTGGGGAACCTTCGATAAAGGGATTCTTTCGGGGCGAGTAACGAAGGATCGTCAGTACGATAAATCGGATGCGCGCTCCTGGGCACCTTGGTGGAACAAAAAAGAAGTCCAGAAGAAGATTGAGAGAACTAATCAGCTCAAAGAAATACTTCAAGATTATCAAGTTTCATTACCTGAGTTTTGTTTTCAGTACAATTTGCATTTCTTTAATATTTCGAGCTGTCTCATAGGCTTTAAATCAGTCAGTGATATTGTCCACGTGACGTCTAATTTACAACAAAATCTTATGCGAGAGAGAATAGAGGAGGTAGTAGAGCGTTGGAATAAATGCTCATAA
- a CDS encoding helix-turn-helix domain-containing protein: protein MNEQMYSIGPLMKAARKFKKFNQADVAQAIGCSQSALSKMEHNLLIPSAPQWFLFSRFTSIPPETLETGIIDRHSKVKFNNDQVSLGFKIPKKYRHFRAGKVREIYPFLFYLEKKVGPDAHKDFIASTGLETEFFLDFDNLINFQLFLDSMEYFIKLGKNSDETINEIVSVGQNDLYWNHYKVEWMKLGSVAAVLNEYANEQLFFQTDFQLKVEGQGGRTLVSYFPEYHLKQFAASASNEQVRFLNTYRKKTLENLIKRILDQNVTFDLIAETQNSPLGARFEVKTHAASQAS from the coding sequence ATGAATGAGCAGATGTACTCTATCGGGCCCTTGATGAAGGCCGCCCGTAAGTTTAAAAAGTTCAATCAAGCAGATGTGGCCCAGGCCATCGGATGTTCACAAAGCGCACTTTCGAAAATGGAACATAACTTGTTGATTCCTTCTGCGCCTCAATGGTTCTTGTTCTCACGCTTCACTTCCATTCCCCCTGAAACTTTGGAAACCGGTATTATCGACCGACATTCCAAAGTAAAATTTAATAATGATCAGGTCTCTCTAGGATTTAAAATTCCTAAGAAGTACCGTCATTTCCGGGCCGGCAAGGTTCGAGAAATCTATCCATTTTTATTCTATCTGGAGAAAAAAGTCGGGCCCGACGCTCACAAGGACTTTATTGCTTCAACCGGACTAGAAACAGAATTCTTCCTCGACTTTGATAATTTGATTAACTTTCAATTGTTCCTGGATTCGATGGAGTACTTCATCAAGCTTGGAAAAAATTCGGATGAGACCATTAATGAGATCGTCAGTGTTGGACAAAATGATCTCTATTGGAATCATTATAAAGTCGAATGGATGAAGCTAGGTTCCGTTGCGGCCGTTCTGAATGAATATGCTAACGAGCAATTATTCTTTCAGACAGACTTCCAATTAAAAGTTGAAGGCCAAGGCGGTCGGACTCTCGTAAGTTACTTCCCGGAATATCATTTGAAACAATTCGCGGCGAGTGCTTCGAATGAGCAAGTGAGATTCTTGAATACTTATCGTAAGAAAACTTTGGAGAATCTGATTAAACGAATTCTAGATCAGAATGTGACTTTTGATCTTATTGCAGAGACTCAGAACTCACCTCTGGGTGCTCGTTTTGAGGTCAAAACTCACGCTGCTTCTCAAGCTTCTTAG
- a CDS encoding VOC family protein, which translates to MLSSIPNYVPSGYKTINVMLTVKDVDKALEFYNRAFGAETTMELKQPDGIVAHAEFKIQDTVIMLTEEGTYQSGPLKLHGTPVTIQIYTPDCEGFFEEAVKEGAKVLLPISKQFYGDRSGLLEDPFGHRWIIATHEEDLTANELQHRFNDLFP; encoded by the coding sequence ATGTTGTCATCGATTCCCAATTACGTTCCTAGTGGTTACAAAACCATCAATGTCATGCTGACTGTGAAAGACGTGGATAAGGCGCTGGAGTTCTATAATAGAGCTTTTGGGGCCGAAACAACCATGGAGCTTAAGCAGCCTGATGGTATTGTTGCCCACGCTGAGTTTAAAATTCAAGATACTGTGATTATGCTGACTGAAGAGGGCACTTACCAGAGTGGTCCCTTAAAACTGCATGGCACGCCTGTTACCATTCAAATTTATACTCCGGACTGCGAGGGCTTTTTTGAGGAAGCTGTGAAGGAAGGGGCGAAGGTTCTTCTGCCTATTTCGAAGCAGTTCTATGGGGACAGATCGGGTCTTTTAGAGGATCCCTTTGGCCATCGCTGGATCATTGCGACCCATGAGGAAGATCTCACCGCCAATGAGCTTCAGCACAGATTCAATGATTTGTTTCCTTAA